From Nitrososphaerales archaeon, one genomic window encodes:
- a CDS encoding fibrillarin-like rRNA/tRNA 2'-O-methyltransferase, giving the protein MKLRREERDGRTSLLTKNLVPGNKTYNEDLLIRDGVEFRTWDPFRSKLAAAILKGLPDDLIREGDKVLYLGTSTGTTPSHVSDIVGESGLVVGVEFAPRVAREFVENVARKRKNVIPYVADARDPSSYSLTKCDVVYCDIAQQDQTEIAILNCRRLLKKGGRLLLIVKARSIDVIREPKDVFREESRKLEAAGFHVSQMIELSPFDKDHALIYATY; this is encoded by the coding sequence ATGAAGCTAAGGAGAGAGGAGAGAGACGGCAGAACGTCCCTCCTGACGAAGAACCTCGTCCCGGGAAACAAGACGTACAACGAGGACCTTCTCATTCGGGACGGGGTCGAGTTCAGGACTTGGGACCCGTTCAGGAGCAAGCTGGCAGCTGCGATTCTGAAGGGGCTCCCCGACGACCTGATAAGGGAAGGCGACAAGGTGCTCTACCTCGGCACGTCCACGGGCACTACCCCATCCCACGTCTCTGACATCGTTGGCGAGAGTGGTCTCGTCGTCGGCGTCGAGTTCGCGCCGAGGGTGGCCAGAGAGTTCGTGGAGAATGTCGCCAGGAAGAGGAAGAACGTCATACCGTACGTGGCCGACGCCCGGGACCCGTCAAGCTATTCGCTGACCAAGTGCGACGTCGTGTACTGCGACATAGCCCAGCAGGACCAGACCGAGATTGCAATCCTGAACTGCCGGAGGCTGCTAAAGAAGGGCGGCAGGCTGCTTCTGATCGTGAAAGCGAGGAGCATCGACGTCATCAGGGAGCCGAAGGATGTATTCAGGGAGGAGTCGCGGAAGCTGGAGGCGGCTGGCTTCCATGTCTCTCAGATGATAGAGCTCAGCCCGTTCGACAAAGACCACGCTCTGATCTACGCGACCTACTGA
- the rnhB gene encoding ribonuclease HII: protein MIGALVVAGVSVKAETVRSLKRMGVRDSKTLSASQRDRLYDQILEKCERVSTVQITPSEIDAVVSSGKKYRKLNHLEAIYFAKVIGGLGATKVIVDASDTSPRRFRSVIMENLRRRCTVVAAHKADRDFPVVSAASIVAKVERDRSVEKLRRKLGDFGSGYPSDPKTRAFFKEKMARGEPLPESARKSWKTWKRFGQSVFEAAGPQ, encoded by the coding sequence TTGATTGGGGCTCTCGTTGTGGCAGGAGTCTCCGTGAAGGCAGAGACTGTCAGGTCGCTGAAGAGAATGGGTGTCCGCGACTCGAAGACCCTCTCCGCGAGCCAGCGCGACCGGCTCTACGACCAGATTCTGGAAAAGTGTGAACGTGTGTCGACTGTGCAGATCACACCTTCGGAGATTGACGCGGTCGTGAGCTCTGGCAAGAAGTACAGGAAGCTTAACCATCTGGAGGCGATCTACTTCGCAAAGGTGATCGGCGGCCTGGGTGCCACCAAAGTCATCGTTGACGCGTCTGACACAAGCCCCCGCAGATTCAGAAGTGTGATAATGGAAAACCTCAGGAGGCGTTGTACGGTGGTCGCTGCCCACAAGGCCGACCGCGATTTTCCCGTGGTCTCCGCAGCTTCAATTGTGGCGAAGGTGGAAAGGGACAGGTCTGTGGAGAAGCTCAGGAGAAAGCTCGGCGACTTCGGCTCCGGGTATCCGTCGGACCCAAAGACGAGGGCGTTCTTCAAAGAGAAGATGGCTCGAGGCGAGCCGCTTCCGGAGAGTGCGCGCAAGAGCTGGAAGACATGGAAGAGGTTCGGGCAGAGCGTCTTCGAGGCCGCAGGTCCTCAGTAG
- a CDS encoding tRNA (guanine(26)-N(2))-dimethyltransferase produces MNLVTILEGKTRLTVPKASVAGPVPPTTPVFFNPAASLNRDISVAVTQADRGRTFCDALAGVGARGVRVANEVGRRMDVTMVDFNSDSLKLAARSARLNGVSKRCSFVTEEANTFLHSLFRRDQKFDYVDIDPFGTPAPYLQAAFKAVSGGGLVSVTATDTAVLCGVYPHVARRRYWATPLNNSFHHETAVRILANACRRVAATIDIGVAPVLAHSTRHYLRVFLRAEVGASKADESMKNEGYVIRCAKCGHVTQATEPSSKCEKCGARARSAGPLWAGRMVDQGVLEATLLACRKRKFAMAAKVIESLVGLNEFPPYSYSLEEICSTLKVASVSPEKVAESLESKGFKTHGQPFEKTGLKTDALHEDVVSAVREAANRRAGNGQDGFDDPVQPSQ; encoded by the coding sequence TTGAATCTCGTCACAATCCTCGAAGGCAAGACAAGACTGACCGTTCCCAAGGCGAGCGTTGCAGGGCCAGTGCCTCCGACCACGCCCGTCTTCTTCAATCCAGCAGCGTCCTTGAACAGGGACATTTCCGTCGCCGTCACCCAGGCGGACCGGGGGAGGACGTTCTGCGACGCTTTGGCGGGGGTGGGAGCGAGGGGCGTGAGGGTCGCAAATGAAGTGGGAAGACGGATGGATGTGACCATGGTGGACTTCAACAGCGATTCGCTCAAGCTTGCAGCCAGGAGCGCCCGACTGAACGGTGTAAGCAAGAGGTGCAGTTTCGTCACTGAGGAGGCAAACACATTCCTCCACTCGCTGTTCAGGAGGGACCAAAAGTTCGACTACGTCGACATCGACCCGTTCGGCACGCCAGCGCCTTACCTGCAGGCTGCTTTCAAGGCAGTCTCCGGCGGTGGGCTTGTCTCCGTCACTGCCACGGACACCGCAGTGCTGTGCGGAGTCTATCCACACGTGGCGAGGCGACGATACTGGGCGACGCCCCTGAACAACTCGTTTCACCATGAGACCGCTGTCAGAATACTTGCGAACGCTTGCAGGCGGGTCGCAGCGACCATCGATATCGGCGTTGCACCCGTCCTGGCACATAGCACGCGGCATTACCTGCGCGTTTTCCTACGAGCTGAGGTGGGCGCCTCGAAGGCCGACGAGTCGATGAAGAATGAGGGCTACGTGATAAGGTGCGCCAAGTGTGGGCACGTTACTCAAGCGACGGAGCCGTCCAGCAAGTGCGAGAAGTGCGGCGCGAGGGCGAGGTCCGCAGGGCCGCTCTGGGCTGGGAGGATGGTTGATCAGGGAGTACTGGAAGCGACGTTGCTTGCGTGCAGGAAAAGGAAGTTCGCCATGGCCGCCAAGGTCATCGAGTCATTGGTCGGCCTGAACGAGTTCCCTCCGTACAGCTACAGCCTTGAGGAGATATGTTCGACGTTGAAAGTGGCGAGCGTCTCTCCCGAGAAGGTTGCAGAGTCTCTCGAGTCCAAGGGGTTCAAGACTCACGGACAGCCCTTCGAGAAGACAGGCCTGAAGACAGACGCCTTGCACGAGGACGTGGTGTCAGCTGTGAGAGAGGCGGCGAACCGGCGCGCTGGGAATGGTCAGGACGGCTTCGATGACCCAGTCCAGCCTTCGCAGTAG
- a CDS encoding RlmE family RNA methyltransferase: protein MRLQEARRDLYRRLAKEQGYKSRAAFKLIEANEKYGFIGEGDRVVDLGAAPGGWLQVCSRIVGPRGLAVGIDLHEIRLKDKNVKTIVMDVNDSGVLEKVLELTGGRVDVVLSDLSPSVSGVWELDQIRQVDLTFRALELCEVILRRGGSAFLKIFEGERSQEARDELRKRFRTVRTVKPQASRSASSELYYYCEGWTGSSKPS from the coding sequence ATGAGGCTTCAGGAGGCGAGGCGTGACCTCTACAGAAGGCTCGCCAAGGAGCAGGGATACAAGAGCAGGGCAGCCTTCAAGCTGATCGAGGCAAACGAGAAGTACGGGTTCATCGGCGAGGGGGACAGGGTCGTGGACTTGGGCGCAGCGCCGGGCGGCTGGCTGCAGGTCTGTTCCAGGATTGTAGGGCCGCGGGGCCTGGCTGTAGGCATCGACCTGCATGAAATCCGTCTCAAGGACAAGAACGTGAAGACGATTGTCATGGACGTGAACGACTCCGGCGTCCTCGAGAAGGTGTTGGAGCTCACAGGAGGGAGGGTCGACGTAGTCCTCTCAGACCTTTCCCCGTCCGTCTCAGGTGTCTGGGAGCTGGACCAGATCCGTCAGGTGGACCTCACCTTCAGGGCCCTGGAACTCTGCGAAGTCATCCTCAGGAGGGGTGGCAGCGCCTTCCTCAAAATCTTCGAGGGTGAGCGGTCTCAGGAGGCTCGGGACGAGCTCAGAAAGCGGTTCCGGACAGTCAGGACCGTCAAGCCTCAGGCGAGCAGGAGCGCCAGCTCGGAGCTCTACTACTACTGCGAAGGCTGGACTGGGTCATCGAAGCCGTCCTGA
- a CDS encoding nucleoside-triphosphatase translates to MSSVVLRLKARGVIVGGCVTAERRVKAQRVGFDVRDLTNGTQGELASLVGGLGPRVGKYRVNLRDLASVGAKGLLDAVASSELIVIDEVGPMELVSPEFRRAVKTCIDSGKPVLAVIHERMEDDLLTELRSRAKTLFEVDVNNRDETAETLGSELIAVFGAPKSS, encoded by the coding sequence GTGTCCAGCGTGGTCCTTAGGCTGAAGGCGAGGGGAGTGATCGTGGGAGGATGCGTCACAGCTGAAAGGAGGGTCAAGGCGCAGCGTGTCGGGTTCGACGTGAGGGACCTCACGAACGGCACCCAGGGAGAGCTGGCCTCGCTGGTAGGGGGTCTGGGGCCGCGGGTCGGAAAGTACAGGGTGAACCTCAGGGACTTGGCCTCGGTCGGTGCGAAGGGGTTGCTCGACGCTGTTGCGTCGTCCGAACTGATCGTGATCGACGAGGTCGGGCCTATGGAGCTCGTCAGCCCCGAGTTCCGGCGCGCCGTGAAGACATGCATCGACTCTGGGAAGCCGGTTCTGGCCGTCATCCACGAGAGGATGGAGGACGACCTCCTTACCGAGCTCAGAAGCAGGGCCAAGACGCTCTTCGAGGTCGACGTCAACAACAGGGATGAGACTGCGGAGACACTCGGTTCGGAATTGATTGCGGTCTTTGGCGCCCCGAAATCTAGTTAA